Proteins encoded within one genomic window of Ovis aries strain OAR_USU_Benz2616 breed Rambouillet chromosome 1, ARS-UI_Ramb_v3.0, whole genome shotgun sequence:
- the CDCA8 gene encoding borealin isoform X1: MAPSRKGGSRVAKTNVLRNRKLASFLKDFDREVQMRSKQIQSDRQNLLKELDNLYNIEILRLPKALREMNWLEYFALGGNKRALEEAATADLDITEINKLTAEATRTPLKLAQTRKVMQVDEMIMEEEEEENINKNPQTARAKRCPPSKKRTQSIQGKGKNKRSSHYATVTPAVGRLELSLVKPTPGLTPRFDSRIFKTPGLRTPAARERIYNVSVNGSPLADSKEIFLTVPVGGGESMRLLASDLQRIDIAQLDPEALGNIKKLSVSHSCSSPHTGWSLLGLAILRLAFWVWATALHLQLFPPRNFDARFSCLPSSNSVPKLMLNFDPTQSAYHRSSTRKSKFCFIQAVGFCML, translated from the exons ATGGCTCCGTCTAGGAAGGGCGGCAGTCGGGTGGCTAAGACCAATGTGCTGCGGAACCGAAAGCTCGCCTCCTTTCTTAAGGACTTCGACCGTGAAG TGCAAATGCGATCCAAGCAAATTCAGTCAGACAGGCAGAACctcctcaaagagttggataaccTGTACAACATTGAGATCCTGCGACTCCCCAAGGCGCTGCGCGAAATGAACTGGCTCGAATACTTCG CCCTTGGAGGAAACAAGCGGGCCCTGGAAGAAGCAGCAACA GCTGACTTGGATatcacagaaataaacaaattaacaGCAGAAGCTACTCGGACACCCCTGAAACTTGCCCAAA CACGGAAGGTAATGCAAGTGGATGAGATGATAatggaagaagaagaggaagaaaatatcaataagaaTCCTCAAACTGCAAGA GCTAAAAGGTGTCCTCCATCCAAGAAGAGAACCCAGTCCATACAAgggaaaggcaaaaataaaag GTCAAGCCATTATGCCACCGTTACCCCAGCTGTGGGCCGACTGGAGTTGTCGCTGGTGAAACCAACTCCGGGCCTGACACCCAGGTTTGACTCAAG GATCTTCAAGACCCCGGGCCTGCGTACTCCAGCGGCCAGAGAGCGGATTTACAATGTCTCTGTGAACGGCAGCCCTCTCGCCGACAGCAAAGAGATATTCCTCACTGTGCCAGTGGGAGGCGGAGAG agcATGCGGTTATTGGCCAGTGACTTGCAGAGGATCGATATTGCCCAGCTGGATCCAGAGGCCCTGGGAAACATTAAGAAGCTCTCCGTAAGTCATTCATGCTCCTCTCCACACACAGGGTGGAGCCTTCTGGGTTTAGCCATTCTTAGGCTCGCCTTTTGGGTCTGGGCTACTGCTTTACACTTACAACTGTTTCCCCCAAGGAATTTTGATGCTAGGTTCTCCTGCTTACCTAGCAGCAATTCTGTCCCTAAACTGATGTTGAATTTTGATCCAACCCAGAGTGCCTATCACAGAAGTTCCACAAGAAAATCAAAATTCTGCTTCATTCAGGCAGTTGGTTTCTGTATGTTATAG
- the CDCA8 gene encoding borealin isoform X2 — protein MAPSRKGGSRVAKTNVLRNRKLASFLKDFDREVQMRSKQIQSDRQNLLKELDNLYNIEILRLPKALREMNWLEYFALGGNKRALEEAATADLDITEINKLTAEATRTPLKLAQTRKVMQVDEMIMEEEEEENINKNPQTARAKRCPPSKKRTQSIQGKGKNKRSSHYATVTPAVGRLELSLVKPTPGLTPRFDSRIFKTPGLRTPAARERIYNVSVNGSPLADSKEIFLTVPVGGGESMRLLASDLQRIDIAQLDPEALGNIKKLSSRLAQICGTIRTQK, from the exons ATGGCTCCGTCTAGGAAGGGCGGCAGTCGGGTGGCTAAGACCAATGTGCTGCGGAACCGAAAGCTCGCCTCCTTTCTTAAGGACTTCGACCGTGAAG TGCAAATGCGATCCAAGCAAATTCAGTCAGACAGGCAGAACctcctcaaagagttggataaccTGTACAACATTGAGATCCTGCGACTCCCCAAGGCGCTGCGCGAAATGAACTGGCTCGAATACTTCG CCCTTGGAGGAAACAAGCGGGCCCTGGAAGAAGCAGCAACA GCTGACTTGGATatcacagaaataaacaaattaacaGCAGAAGCTACTCGGACACCCCTGAAACTTGCCCAAA CACGGAAGGTAATGCAAGTGGATGAGATGATAatggaagaagaagaggaagaaaatatcaataagaaTCCTCAAACTGCAAGA GCTAAAAGGTGTCCTCCATCCAAGAAGAGAACCCAGTCCATACAAgggaaaggcaaaaataaaag GTCAAGCCATTATGCCACCGTTACCCCAGCTGTGGGCCGACTGGAGTTGTCGCTGGTGAAACCAACTCCGGGCCTGACACCCAGGTTTGACTCAAG GATCTTCAAGACCCCGGGCCTGCGTACTCCAGCGGCCAGAGAGCGGATTTACAATGTCTCTGTGAACGGCAGCCCTCTCGCCGACAGCAAAGAGATATTCCTCACTGTGCCAGTGGGAGGCGGAGAG agcATGCGGTTATTGGCCAGTGACTTGCAGAGGATCGATATTGCCCAGCTGGATCCAGAGGCCCTGGGAAACATTAAGAAGCTCTCC